One segment of Anastrepha obliqua isolate idAnaObli1 chromosome 3, idAnaObli1_1.0, whole genome shotgun sequence DNA contains the following:
- the LOC129242849 gene encoding zinc finger protein 99 produces MDASNWDAKIFCRACAKELNLLKNDETVHWVYIFDSLDFVQKLSACISIEVSATDKYSKYLCICCCQKVNDFFQFREMCKQSIRRFEELQQVQNTWDFEDEIPIPVSDEQTSEILKVDETNCLEDDHGKFERQTKIVKLEQRKVKKYTKEIKEKSRTFILKDADCESETSDQLEQKMDTQKAQFSDEDALDFDVAMISNNASLNEDNTATQTNVVTKCKYEMKTNTNATPSTLSKIAAETKKCTIYRCVICPARFIAEHRLIAHKREHEGLIPYPCPREGCSKSFNHWNSLSRHLSQHDGRSFQYECDQDGCGKVYKYKPTLVMHKRKCHKLGPELKSHICEICGKVFKSTAILNDHRYTHKDKSERPHACNQPNCVRRFSNKEKLKVHLMRHAGIKNYVCPHCGLRKTTMNELKVHINYHTLERTWPCRFCTQVCNSSGNLRTHVRTVHERAKDYACRHCDRTFAKPDTRKYHEMTHTGEKPNECPDCGKRFIQPAALRTHRKIHQRQHGRIETANKSNLLTSNMT; encoded by the exons ATGGATGCGTCCAATTGGGATGCTAAGATTTTTTGTCGGGCGTGTGCCAAGGAATTAAATCTActtaaaaatgacgaaacagTTCACTGGGTGTACATCTTTGATTCATTGGATTTTGTGCAGAAACTTAGCGCTTGCATCTCAATAGAAGTGTCTGCAACGGATAAATActcaaaatatttgtgtatatgttGTTGCCAGAAAGTCAATGATTTCTTTCAGTTCCGAGAAATGTGTAAACAATCAATTCGACGTTTTGAGGAACTGCAACAGGTTCAGAATACCTGGGATTTTGAAGATGAGATTCCCATACCTGTTTCGGATGAGCAGACGAGTGAGATTCTAAAGGTAGACGAAACAAATTGTTTGGAAGATGATCATGGAAAATTTGAGCGGcagacaaaaattgtaaaattggaacaaagaaaagtgaaaaagtataCGAAGGAAATAAAGGAGAAAAGCCGAACATTTATTCTAAAAGATGCTGACTGCGAATCGGAGACTTCTGACCAGTTAGAGCAAAAAATGGATACACAAAAAGCGCAATTTTCCGATGAAGATGCCTTGGACTTTGATGTAGCTATGATTAGCAACAATGCATCACTAAATGAAGACAACACTGCTACACAGACGAATGTTGTCaccaaatgtaaatatgaaatgaagACGAATACCAATGCA acacCGTCAACTCTATCAAAAATTGCTGCCGAAACAAAGAAATGCACCATTTACCGGTGTGTTATTTGTCCGGCACGTTTTATCGCCGAACACCGCCTTATTGCTCACAAGCGCGAACATGAAGGCCTTATTCCGTATCCTTGTCCGCGCGAAGGATGCAGTAAATCGTTCAATCATTGGAACAGTCTTTCTAGACATCTTAGTCAGCACGACGGGAGGAGTTTTCAATATGAATGCGACCAAGATGGTTGTGGCAAAGTGTATAAGTATAAACCAACACTAGTGATGCATAAGCGAAAATGTCATAAATTGGGACCTGAGCTGAAATCTCATATCTGTGAGATTTGTGGGAAAGTTTTTAAATCCACGGCAATACTTAATGATCATCGTTACACCCACAAGGATAAATCTGAGCGTCCACATGCATGCAACCAACCAAATTGCGTGCGGCGTTTTtccaataaagaaaaattgaaagttcATCTAATGCGTCATGCTGGCATTAAAAACTATGTGTGTCCACACTGTGGTTTGCGTAAAACGACAATGAACGAACTGAAG GTGCACATTAACTATCACACACTGGAACGCACCTGGCCATGTCGCTTTTGTACACAAGTCTGCAATAGTTCCGGCAATCTAAGAACTCATGTGCGCACAGTGCATGAGCGGGCCAAAGATTATGCTTGCCGTCATTGCGATCGTACATTCGCCAAACCGGACACGCGCAAGTATCATGAAATGACACACACAGGCGAGAAACCAAACGAATGTCCGGATTGTGGTAAGCGTTTCATACAACCAGCGGCATTGCGTACACATAGGAAAATTCATCAGCGTCAGCATGGACGTAttgaaacagcaaacaaatcgaatTTGTTGACTTCAAATATGACCTAA
- the LOC129242345 gene encoding nedd8-activating enzyme E1 regulatory subunit, producing MSSPAPKSPEQSDKSRKYDRQIRLWGEHGQNLLESSTICLLNATALGCEVLKSLVLPGIGGFTIVDGSVVTEDDLGINFFLDASFLGQSKAGACMQLLQELNADVNGDFVDESVDWILSNRPAYFDTFDVVIASNLNEKALLGLSERLWEANIPFIYCRSLGFFGSIRLQIREHCVIESHPDNQQYDLRLEKPFPALQNHFESTEVTSKVPWLLVLNKFLQIWKERSGGHAPTNYKQKTQLREMIRSAMTADEENYEEAIKAVNTAMGGGTVPLSIKAIFEDNACTNLNKQSDSFWIIAKALKEFVENDNNGLLPLPGVLPDMTADTESYITLQNIYRQQALHDADNVYRKCQKYLKELGLPEDTICEKTVRLVCREAAGLAVIRGTKISDENAKSNNLLSIVDDLEIQDTLSEHYVALRAYERFLSECGNVPGECYVENDVKEFKTVASKMLSDWSVHASISDDLIHEICRFGGSEIHSISAFIGGCVAQEVIKIVTKQYKPIDNTFLYNGITSETATLKL from the exons ATGTCATCGCCGGCGCCAAAATCTCCAGAGCAATCGGACAAAAGTAGGAAATATGACCGACAGATCCGTTTATGGGGAGAGCACGGACAAAATTTGCTCGAGAGTTCTACAATTTGCTTGCTTAATGCAACAGCACTAGGTTGCGAAGTTCTGAAAAGTCTGGTTCTACCCGGTATTGGAGGTTTTACCATTGTCGATGGCAGCGTTGTGACCGAGGATGACTTAGGAATAAA cTTCTTTTTGGATGCCTCGTTTCTTGGGCAATCTAAGGCTGGAGCGTGCATGCAATTACTTCAAGAACTAAACGCTGATGTCAACGGCGACTTTGTTGATGAAAGCGTTGACTGGATATTATCAAATCGACCCGCATATTTCGACACGTTCGATGTTGTAATTGCTTCAAATCTAAATGAAAAAGCTTTATTGGGATTATCCGAACGTCTGTGGGAAGCAAacattccatttatttattgtcgGTCGTTGGGTTTTTTTGGTTCTATACGCTTACAAATAAGGGAACATTGTGTTATCGAGTCTCATCCCGATAACCAACAATATGACCTCCGCCTAGAAAAACCGTTCCCTGCATTGCAGAATCATTTTGAG AGCACAGAAGTTACAAGCAAAGTTCCATGGTTGTTAGTGCTTAACAAATTTCTACAAATATGGAAGGAGAGAAGTGGTGGGCATGCACCAACCAATTATAAGCAAAAAACTCAACTGCGAGAAATGATTCGCTCTG ccaTGACTGCAGACGAAGAAAACTACGAAGAAGCCATAAAGGCAGTAAATACTGCTATGGGCGGCGGTACTGTGCCTCTTTCGATCAAAGCGATATTTGAGGATAACGCTTGCACGAATCTTAATAAGCAGAGTGACTCCTTCTGGATAATAGCCAAAGCCTTGAAAGAATTCGTAGAAAACGATAATAACGGCTTATTGCCATTGCCTGGAGTACTGCCAGATATGACAGCTGATACTGAATCATATATAACTTTACAGAACATTTATCGGCAACAAGCATTACATGATGCGGACAACGTCTAtcgtaaatgtcaaaaatatttaaaagaactcGGACTGCCTGAAGATACAATTTGCGAGAAAACGGTACGCCTGGTTTGTCGTGAAGCGGCTGGATTGGCTGTTATACGTGGTACTAAAATTTCCGATGAGAACGCCAAAAGTAACAACTTACTTTCGATTG TGGACGATTTAGAGATTCAAGACACACTTTCCGAACATTATGTGGCTTTGCGTGCCTATGAGCGTTTTCTATCTGAATGTGGCAATGTGCCCGGTGAATGTTATGTCGAGAACGATGTGAAGGAGTTTAAAACGGTTGCTAGTAAAATGCTGTCCGATTGGAGTGTTCATGCATCCATTAGTGATGATTTGATACATGAAATTTGCCGTTTTGGTGGCTCGGAGATACACTCAATATCGGCATTTATTG GCGGATGTGTGGCCCAGGAGGTGATAAAAATAGTGACCAAGCAATACAAACCTATCGACAACACGTTCTTATACAACGGTATCACTTCCGAAACGGCAACTCTTAaactataa
- the LOC129240118 gene encoding F-box/WD repeat-containing protein 7 → MEEICRASINSITLGIKQPFTATTIVVSSAAKHQPLSQSDSLSLDEQPSTSSGLHTASMSLLQEEFVDSQHDFAEVLDDETTTSGVLETFEISSSNSLPPSCSDVHREVVVDDSSSSDTIKLVEVSDGTSCKNKFFNVSEVYVINDDDDEDDDDDDVVPEAGDDDLTSANTTAERHCTNDSDNQLSRFSTNSTSNQMGSVIVTNGGATIFLETPVVEEHHAQLSNAGVKGEFGEKNGKPKRLSDEFMHTEEAEPFSKVNEDRGRNPQEDSNAATTFEGISGTELLPDRMSFRLKKMNINNSANTKRENSSGYSFNNHTEKPSSSKSNENEIVLLPTPSMADIESMDLIERREFETEQMLTGGIVLKSSSLKTKNMLNLRLIKSTCMQNQQQNSRGQQEQLELGDDCPSSSSNINNSSHSSGTGRAISSDSKCAYKDLASTPTSSRNYNSRLTKSTAKLNLCSTLSHSQPGQLQPLQDRTSANNSKIQLKLQHTGNNNSLNSLSSSSHTCTSSSGSTSASSSSSSSVIVEAPTAPSASSSSSLPGSSACTVGERGAEIYSNSNSNDSLMSSASTTNCRQRQPLVGFVDRSDVGGCSRTSSIHAAVAEAESNAVAAAAATGAAVVSVFDDPQPSTSSARCQYAPSMKSLRQVHASAQTNERYLGRGGIANAGIGGSAVSAASGNSVNFHLTPSRNRRRSDLAAQLNRNNTSEEVITAAFKVMAEAAAAAVVADYNDESSWADCDENTSDEEICTCNQSSSSSGSNSSHGGSNTSLNETDTDAADISFGNASASCATKDGDLSNYIQMVSISEEVVGNSVANSTTENAATCAHFNAQQRKRKYNESRLLDVDSSAAVTSSGTSSNMDDANSRKRIAYDFTSTARLNSALVALPPTPSTPLSQLTSSINSSMGRRTPRSIIPTRENPPPELQHWLTQFHRWTHVERLMAIDRLIEHCEPTQVRHMMKVIEPQFQRDFISLLPRELALQVLTYLEPKDLLRAAQTCRSWRFLCDDNLLWKEKCRKAQILTEPRTDRPKRGRAGNMPPIASPWKAAYMRQHIIEMNWRSRPIREPKVLKGHDDHVITCLQFSGNRIVSGSDDNTLKVWSAVSGRCLRTLVGHTGGVWSSQMSGKIIISGSTDRTLKVWDMDTGQCLHTLLGHTSTVRCMHLHGNKVVSGSRDATLRVWDIEQGSCLHVLVGHLAAVRCVQYDGKLIVSGAYDYMVKIWHPERQECLHTLSGHTNRVYSLQFDGTHVVSGSLDTSIRVWDVETGNCKHTLMGHQSLTSGMELRQNILVSGNADSTVKVWDITTGQCLQTLSGPNKHQSAVTCLQFNSRFVVTSSDDGTVKLWDVKTGEFIRNLVALDSGGSGGVVWRIRANDTKLICAVGSRNGTEETKLMVLDFDVEGACVKCS, encoded by the exons ATGGAAGAAATATGTCGCGCGTCTATTAATTCAATCACATTGGGCATTAAACAGCCTTTTACGGCAACAACGATTGTCGTTTCTTCTGCCGCAAAGCATCAGCCGCTTTCACAATCGGATTCATTATCACTGGacgaacaaccttcaacatctaGCGGCTTGCACACCGCCTCAATGTCGCTGCTACAGGAGGAATTTGTTGACTCGCAACATGATTTTGCCGAAGTTTTGGATGATGAAACTACCACTTCTGGAGTGCTGGAAACATTTGAAATAAGTTCATCAAACTCATTACCGCCGAGCTGCTCAGATGTGCATAGAGAGGTTGTGGTTGATGATAGTTCTTCTTCGGATACCATAAAATTAGTTGAGGTATCGGACGGCACCTcctgcaaaaacaaattttttaatgtatctGAGGTATATGTAatcaatgatgatgatgatgaagatgatgatgacgatgatgttGTGCCAGAAGCGGGAGATGACGATTTGACTTCTGCGAATACCACAGCTGAGCGACATTGCACGAATGATAGCGATAACCAGCTTAGTCGCTTTTCGACCAATAGTACCAGCAATCAAATGGGCAGCGTTATTGTAACAAATGGAGGTGCGACAATTTTCCTCGAAACACCAGTGGTGGAGGAACATCACGCTCAACTCAGTAATGCGGGAGTAAAAGGTGAATTTGGAGAGAAAAATGGAAAACCGAAACGCCTAAGTGACGAATTTATGCATACAGAAGAAGCAGAGCCTTTCAGTAAAGTGAATGAAGACAGAGGCCGAAATCCCCAAGAGGACTCTAACGCAGCCACCACATTTGAAGGAATTAGCGGCACTGAATTACTGCCAGATCGTATGTCTTTTCGattgaaaaaaatgaatattaataACTCAGCGAATACAAAAAGGGAAAATAGTAGTGGCTACAGTTTTAATAACCATACGGAAAAGCCTTCCAGTTCaaaaagcaatgaaaatgaGATAGTCCTATTGCCAACGCCCAGCATGGCAGACATCGAATCTATGGACTTAATAGAACGCCGAGAGTTCGAGACGGAACAAATGCTGACGGGTGGTATAGTTTTAAAAAGTAGCTCGTTAAAGACCAAAAATATGCTTAATTTGAGGCTGATTAAGTCGACATGTATGCAAAATCAGCAACAGAACTCAAGAGGCCAACAGGAACAGTTGGAGCTGGGAGATGATTGTCCAAGCAGTAGCAGCAATATAAATAATAGCAGTCACAGCAGTGGTACTGGTCGTGCTATTTCTTCGGACAGCAAG tgtGCTTACAAGGATCTGGCGTCAACTCCAACGAGTAGCCGAAACTACAACAGTCGTTTAACCAAATCAACTGCCAAACTTAATTTGTGCTCTACTCTAAGTCATTCTCAGCCAGGTCAATTGCAGCCTCTTCAAGATCGGACAAGTGCCAACAATtccaaaattcaattgaaattacAACACACAGGCAACAATAACAGTCTGAATTCATTATCCTCATCTTCCCATACATGTACGTCTTCTTCCGGATCTACTTCTGCATCTTCGTCCTCATCGTCCTCGGTAATTGTGGAAGCACCCACTGCCCCATCGgcttcatcatcatcgtcaCTGCCAGGTTCCTCTGCTTGCACAGTAGGTGAAAGAGGCGCGGAAATATACTCCAACTCTAATTCAAATGATAGTCTTATGAGCAGCGCTTCAACTACTAATTGCCGTCAACGACAACCACTAGTTGGATTTGTTGATAGGTCAGATGTGGGTGGTTGCAGCCGTACCAGCTCAATACATGCAGCTGTGGCAGAAGCAGAAAGCAATGCAGTAGCCGCAGCAGCAGCTACAGGAGCAGCAGTGGTTTCGGTTTTCGATGACCCTCAACCTTCAACTTCATCTGCTCGTTGTCAATATGCTCCGTCCATGAAGAGTTTACGACAGGTGCACGCTAGCGCACAGACCAATGAGCGTTATCTCGGTCGCGGCGGGATTGCAAATGCGGGAATCGGTGGTTCAGCTGTTTCTGCTGCATCTGGTAATAGCGTCAACTTCCATCTAACGCCCAGCCGAAACCGACGACGTTCAGACTTGGCGGCTCAACTGAATCGCAACAATACCTCTGAGGAAGTAATTACAGCGGCTTTTAAAGTGATGGCCGAAGCAGCGGCTGCAGCCGTGGTGGCTGACTACAATGATGAATCTTCATGGGCCGACTGTGACGAGAATACTTCCGATGAAGAGATTTGTACATGTAATcaaagcagcagcagtagcggcAGCAATAGCAGTCATGGCGGTAGCAACACCAGCCTAAATGAGACTGATACAGATGCAGCAGATATATCTTTTGGAAATGCTAGTGCCTCCTGTGCTACTAAGGATGGCGACCTTTCAAATTATATACAAATGGTTTCGATATCGGAGGAGGTGGTCGGTAATAGCGTAGCTAACTCCACAACGGAGAATGCAGCCACCTGTGCACACTTTAATGCACAACAGCGTAAGCGAAAATATAATGAAAGCCGTTTGTTAGACGTTGACTCCAGTGCTGCCGTGACCAGTAGTGGTACCAGCTCAAATATGGATGATGCCAACAGTAGAAAACGCATAGCATATGACTTTACGTCAACGGCACGCCTCAATAGTGCTTTAGTAGCTTTACCACCTACACCATCTACACCACTGTCGCAATTGACATCTAGCATCAATTCTTCAATGGGTCGTCGAACCCCGCGTTCTATCATACCCACACGTGAGAATCCACCACCCGAGTTACAGCACTGGCTGACACAATTTCACCGTTGGACACATGTTGAACGACTTATGGCCATTGATCGGCTAATTGAGCATTGCGAGCCAACTCAAGTACGTCACATGATGAAAGTAATTGAACCGCAATTCCAACGTGACTTTATTTCGTTGCTGCCGCGTGAGTTAGCGCTTCAGGTACTCACCTACTTGGAGCCAAAAGATTTGTTGCGTGCCGCACAGACTTGCCGCAGTTGGCGATTTTTGTGCGACGATAATTTGCTATGGAAGGAAAAATGCCGAAAGGCGCAAATACTCACCGAACCACGTACAGATCGGCCGAAACGCGGGCGTGCTGGTAATATGCCTCCAATTGCGTCCCCATGGAAAGCTGCGTACATGCGGCAGCATATAATCGAAATGAATTGGCGATCGCGTCCAATACGGGAGCCGAAGGTGTTGAAAGGTCATGATGATCACGTGATCACATGCCTGCAATTCTCGGGTAATCGCATAGTGTCCGGCTCGGATGACAATACTTTGAAAGTGTGGTCGGCTGTGTCTGGCAGG tgtttGCGTACGCTGGTTGGCCACACCGGTGGTGTCTGGTCCTCGCAGATGTCGGGCAAAATTATAATCTCAGGTAGTACCGATCGTACATTAAAAGTCTGGGACATGGATACTGGTCAATGTTTGCACACGTTGCTGGGGCATACCTCCACCGTACGATGTATGCATTTACACGGCAATAA gGTCGTTAGCGGTTCTCGCGATGCCACTTTGCGCGTATGGGATATAGAGCAGGGGTCCTGCCTTCATGTGTTGGTCGGTCATCTGGCAGCTGTGCGTTGTGTGCAATATGATGGCAAATTAATTGTGTCGGGTGCCTATGATTATATGGTGAAGATCTGGCATCCCGAACGCCAGGAATGCTTGCACACTCTATCCGGTCATACAAATCGCGTTTATTCCTTACAG TTCGACGGTACACATGTAGTATCTGGATCACTCGATACTTCTATACGGGTATGGGACGTTGAGACTGGCAATTGTAAGCATACACTCATGGGACATCAAAGTCTAACTTCTGGCATGGAATTGCGGCAGAATATTTTAGTTTCAGGTAACGCCGATTCTACGGTAAAAGTATGGGACATCACAACAGGGCAATGCCTGCAAACTTTATCAG GTCCGAATAAACATCAGTCAGCGGTAACTTGTCTGCAATTCAATTCGCGTTTTGTAGTTACAAGCTCGGATGATGGCACAGTAAAATTATGGGATGTCAAAACTGGTGAATTCATACGTAATTTGGTAGCTTTAGACTCGGGTGGCTCTGGTGGTGTTGTGTGGCGTATAAG AGCAAATGATACCAAATTAATATGCGCTGTGGGTTCGCGTAACGGCACAGAGGAAACGAAACTCATGGTTTTAGACTTTGATGTGGAGGGAGCTTGTGTAAAATGTTCATAG